The Tenrec ecaudatus isolate mTenEca1 chromosome 9, mTenEca1.hap1, whole genome shotgun sequence genome window below encodes:
- the POLR1F gene encoding DNA-directed RNA polymerase I subunit RPA43, translating into MAAGCSAVRRPKAAPEEPVVAPAGIVPCLELPSYAAACTLVSNRYSFLVAGPHRRHIALSPRYLNRKRTGIREQLDAELLRYSESLLGVPIAYDNIKVVGELGDIYDDQGHIHLNIEADFVIFCPEPGQKLVGTVNKVSSSHIGCLVHGCFNASIPKPEQMPPEQWQTLEINVGDELEFEVFRLDSDAAGVFCIRGKLSMASLQAKCSQVSEEATETTAEETIGNPPKKKKQRLETCRVDEGATELVAVLAQGESGLQADGSAHGLGGEEPQEKRKKRKKRKHCEDRDPDPVFPGSDSSGYQSDHKKTKKKRKHREEAALPPTLEPSPKEKRKT; encoded by the exons ATGGCGGCTGGCTGTTCAGCCGTGCGGCGGCCCAAGGCTGCCCCAGAAGAGCCAGTGGTGGCGCCGGCTGGCATCGTGCCTTGCCTAGAGCTGCCAAGCTATGCTGCCGCTTGCACGCTGGTGAGTAACCGCTACTCCTTCCTGGTGGCCGGGCCGCACCGCCGACACATAGCGTTGTCGCCGCGCTACCTCAACAGGAAACGCACCGGCATCCGAGAGCAGCTTGACGCCGAGCTCCTGCGCTATTCCGAGAG CCTTTTAGGTGTCCCTATTGCATATGACAACATCAAAGTAGTGGGTGAGCTGGGAGATATTTATGATGATCAAGGACACATTCATCTTAACATTGAAGCagattttgttattttctgccCTGAACCAGGACAAAAACTTGTG GGCACAGTTAATAAAGTGTCTTCCAGCCACATCGGCTGCTTAGTACATGGTTGTTTCAATGCCTCTATCCCTAAGCCGGAGCAGATGCCACCTGAGCAGTGGCAAACCCTGGAGATAAACGTGGGAGATGAACTTGAATTTGAAGTGTTTCGCTTAGACTCTGATGCTGCTGGCGTCTTTTGCATTCGAGGAAAGCTAAGCATGGCCAG TTTGCAAGCCAAGTGTTCTCAAGTTTCTGAAGAAGCAACAGAAACCACCGCTGAGGAAACTATTGGAAATCCtccaaagaaaaagaagcagcGCCTAGAGACGTGCAGAGTGGACGAGGGTGCGACAGAGCTGGTGGCCGTCTTGGCACAGGGGGAAAGCGGGCTGCAGGCTGATGGCAGTGCCCATGGCCtcggtggggaggagccccaggagaagaggaagaagaggaagaagaggaagcacTGTGAAGATCGGGACCCAGACCCTGTTTTCCCAGGCAGTGACTCCAGCGGCTACCAAAGCGACCacaagaagacaaagaagaaacgAAAACACCGCGAGGAGGCAGCGCTTCCCCCCACgttggagccctcgcctaaagagaaaaggaaaacgtAG